The following are encoded in a window of Methylicorpusculum oleiharenae genomic DNA:
- a CDS encoding preprotein translocase subunit SecA, producing the protein MASRSVFKPGILQGLYPEKTSRQVNFLDNALLRAGNFANQTFKHNQKSLSSIAVKIKKQGEQFEKLNDSELQSRIKQIKSALHLKGFEDDTMIDAFAMIREIAGRHLSMRHFDVQLIGGWVMVKGMIAEMDTGEGKTLTATLPACTAAMAGVPVHVVTVNDYLVKRDAELMGPVYQALGLSVGTITENMDFAARRAAYACDITYCSNKQLTFDYLKDRLVLGRNSSRLHLQLNNLYAEQHVKSARLLLRGLCFAIVDEADSVLVDESRTPLILSREKQSLQQLLVYQQALQIAEQLKAGKDFLINHRNHALELTESGILRVEQMVEPLSGIWSSGRRSRELVVQGLSALHLFLKDIHYLVKDGKVLIIDEFTGRVMADRSWEKGLHQMIETKEGCAMSDQKETIARISYQTFFQRYLHLAGMTGTAQEVRQELFSVYRIPVIRIPPNKAIKKKQLPTQYYVTAQKKWEGIVQRICEIHQQGRPVLVGTRSVEASEYLGQLLYARGLPHHVLNARQDADEASIVQNAGTRGGITVATNMAGRGTDIKLAPGINELGGLHVIVSECHEARRIDRQLFGRCGRQGDQGSYEMVLSLEDEIVKKYGSSWLVKALKKMGQRNRSGYRWLAHALFKRTQSRAERHHAAIRAALLQMDLNLQNLLAFSGKAE; encoded by the coding sequence ATGGCAAGCCGATCCGTATTTAAGCCCGGTATTTTGCAGGGCTTGTACCCTGAAAAAACCAGTCGGCAGGTCAATTTTCTTGACAATGCCTTGTTACGGGCGGGTAATTTTGCCAATCAAACGTTTAAACATAATCAAAAATCCTTATCATCAATTGCCGTAAAAATAAAAAAACAGGGTGAACAATTCGAAAAGCTCAACGACAGTGAGCTTCAAAGCCGCATCAAACAGATTAAGTCGGCCTTGCATCTGAAAGGTTTCGAGGATGACACAATGATCGACGCTTTTGCCATGATTCGGGAAATTGCAGGGCGTCATTTGTCCATGCGTCATTTTGATGTTCAGCTGATAGGCGGCTGGGTCATGGTGAAAGGCATGATCGCTGAAATGGACACCGGTGAAGGCAAAACCTTAACGGCGACGCTGCCTGCCTGCACAGCCGCTATGGCCGGTGTTCCGGTGCATGTGGTTACCGTCAATGATTATCTGGTGAAACGTGATGCCGAGTTGATGGGGCCGGTTTATCAGGCGCTTGGCTTGAGCGTGGGAACCATTACCGAAAATATGGATTTTGCAGCCCGTCGGGCGGCTTATGCCTGTGATATTACCTATTGCAGTAACAAGCAGTTGACCTTTGATTATTTAAAAGACCGCCTGGTTTTGGGTCGAAATAGTAGCCGTCTGCACCTGCAATTGAATAATTTATATGCAGAGCAGCACGTTAAATCAGCTCGTTTATTACTGCGAGGATTGTGTTTTGCCATAGTGGATGAAGCCGATAGCGTGCTGGTCGACGAGTCGCGAACACCGCTGATACTCTCCAGAGAAAAACAATCGCTTCAACAGCTTTTGGTGTATCAGCAAGCTTTGCAGATAGCCGAACAACTTAAAGCCGGTAAGGACTTTTTGATCAATCATCGTAATCACGCCCTGGAATTGACTGAATCGGGCATTCTGCGCGTCGAGCAGATGGTTGAACCGTTATCGGGCATTTGGTCCTCGGGCAGACGCAGCCGCGAACTGGTAGTGCAGGGTTTATCCGCGCTGCATTTGTTTTTGAAAGATATTCATTATCTGGTGAAAGACGGCAAAGTGCTTATTATCGATGAATTTACCGGGCGGGTTATGGCGGATCGCTCCTGGGAAAAAGGGCTGCATCAAATGATAGAAACCAAGGAAGGGTGCGCGATGAGCGATCAAAAGGAAACCATTGCCCGGATAAGCTATCAGACTTTTTTTCAGCGTTACCTGCATTTGGCGGGTATGACCGGTACAGCCCAGGAGGTGAGGCAAGAACTTTTCTCGGTTTATCGGATTCCGGTCATCAGAATACCGCCCAATAAAGCGATTAAAAAAAAGCAACTGCCGACACAATACTATGTGACGGCTCAAAAAAAATGGGAAGGAATCGTGCAACGCATCTGTGAAATTCATCAACAGGGCAGGCCTGTATTGGTAGGGACCCGTTCGGTGGAAGCGTCAGAATATTTGGGTCAGTTATTGTATGCGCGAGGTTTACCGCATCATGTTTTGAATGCCAGACAAGATGCTGATGAAGCCAGTATTGTTCAGAACGCCGGAACCCGGGGAGGCATTACGGTCGCCACCAATATGGCGGGGCGAGGGACCGATATCAAGCTGGCGCCGGGAATCAATGAATTGGGCGGTTTGCACGTTATCGTTTCGGAGTGTCATGAAGCCCGGCGAATTGACCGGCAATTATTCGGCCGTTGCGGCCGTCAGGGTGATCAAGGCAGTTATGAAATGGTATTGTCTCTGGAGGATGAAATTGTGAAAAAATACGGTTCCTCCTGGCTAGTTAAGGCTTTGAAAAAAATGGGCCAACGCAACAGGTCAGGTTATCGATGGTTGGCTCACGCCTTATTCAAAAGAACACAATCCCGGGCAGAGCGTCATCATGCGGCGATCCGTGCCGCATTATTGCAAATGGATTTAAATCTACAGAATCTATTGGCTTTTTCAGGTAAGGCGGAATAG
- the ltrA gene encoding group II intron reverse transcriptase/maturase has product MQLRQAISSVLATTKQETDSYDRWSWVEASLWTKPMLTALENGVKGGKWFSLMDKVYAMATLQAAWQQVQRNKGSHGVDGMSVERFALKQEHYLQELQQALKAGSYQPLPVKRVFIPKAGGGERPLGIPAVKDRIVQTALKMMIEPIFENEFVEHSYGFRPQRGCKDALRIVHKGLKAGQTWVVDADMKSFFDTIPHAPLMAEVEKLISDGKVLQLIHAYLKQDIMAGLERWTPNAGTPQGAVISPLLANLYLHSLDQRMVQAGYTMVRYADDFVILCQSQEEAHSALVLIQQWVNAKGLALHPDKTHVGDCLEEGQGFEFLGYRFEAGKRWVRKKSLKALKDKIRRKTKRTRGDSMATIIKDLNAMLIGWFNYFKHAHEWTFPKLDRFIRRRLRSLRNKQRTGQSGFGRSIHLSQLMPNAYFANLGLFTMKEAHRIACQSR; this is encoded by the coding sequence ATGCAGCTGAGACAAGCTATTTCGTCAGTGTTGGCAACAACTAAACAAGAAACAGACAGCTACGACCGTTGGTCGTGGGTAGAAGCATCACTATGGACGAAACCTATGTTGACAGCGCTGGAAAACGGCGTAAAAGGCGGCAAATGGTTTAGTTTGATGGATAAAGTCTATGCGATGGCAACGCTACAAGCGGCTTGGCAACAAGTGCAAAGAAACAAGGGCAGCCATGGTGTAGACGGGATGAGTGTGGAACGTTTTGCACTGAAGCAGGAGCATTATTTGCAAGAGCTACAACAAGCGTTAAAGGCGGGTAGTTATCAACCACTTCCGGTCAAACGGGTGTTTATCCCAAAAGCAGGAGGTGGCGAGCGACCACTTGGAATTCCAGCAGTTAAAGACCGAATTGTGCAAACAGCTCTGAAAATGATGATTGAACCCATTTTCGAGAACGAGTTTGTCGAACACAGTTACGGGTTCAGGCCACAAAGAGGCTGTAAAGATGCGCTAAGGATAGTCCATAAAGGCCTGAAAGCAGGTCAAACCTGGGTAGTGGATGCGGATATGAAAAGTTTCTTCGATACCATTCCTCATGCCCCGCTAATGGCTGAAGTTGAAAAGCTCATTAGCGATGGTAAAGTTCTGCAACTGATACACGCGTATTTGAAACAAGACATCATGGCTGGACTGGAACGCTGGACACCCAACGCGGGCACGCCCCAAGGGGCGGTCATTAGTCCGTTGTTGGCTAACCTGTATTTGCATTCATTAGACCAACGGATGGTTCAAGCCGGTTACACGATGGTCAGATACGCAGATGATTTTGTGATTCTCTGTCAAAGCCAGGAAGAAGCTCACAGTGCTCTGGTGTTGATTCAGCAATGGGTCAATGCTAAGGGTTTGGCCTTGCATCCAGACAAAACCCATGTGGGGGATTGCTTGGAAGAAGGTCAAGGCTTTGAGTTTTTGGGGTATAGGTTTGAGGCGGGTAAGCGCTGGGTCAGAAAGAAAAGCCTAAAAGCGTTAAAAGACAAAATCAGAAGGAAGACCAAAAGGACACGTGGTGACAGCATGGCAACGATTATAAAAGACCTTAATGCGATGCTTATAGGCTGGTTCAACTACTTTAAACACGCTCATGAATGGACGTTTCCAAAGCTTGACCGATTCATAAGGCGGCGCTTGCGAAGCCTAAGAAATAAACAAAGAACCGGACAATCAGGTTTTGGACGTTCAATACACCTAAGTCAACTGATGCCAAATGCGTATTTTGCTAACCTTGGGCTTTTCACCATGAAAGAGGCTCATCGTATAGCTTGTCAATCCCGATGA
- a CDS encoding F0F1 ATP synthase subunit delta, with protein MDFNVSTFFLEIFNFLILLWVLQRLFYKPLLEVIAKRKRFIDQTVSEANTTRQQAEALRDQYQNRQQQWEQEKQAALDSFNQQIEAERTLQLNKLVTDLEDEKQKLQVTVSRQQEEFKMLAEKQALKNGARFAALLLQQTASEELEAKLTSLLIDKLSTLPDECSSSLHLLKTEKSIPIKISSAYPLPNELREQLELKLNALIDGTINIQYFQAEELIAGVRIDIGSWELNANLQHELSAFAELADEIV; from the coding sequence ATGGATTTTAACGTCTCGACCTTTTTTCTTGAAATATTCAATTTCCTGATATTGCTGTGGGTGCTGCAAAGGCTGTTTTATAAACCTTTATTGGAGGTTATCGCCAAGCGCAAGCGCTTTATCGACCAGACCGTCTCCGAAGCCAATACGACCCGGCAACAGGCCGAAGCGCTTCGCGACCAGTATCAAAACCGGCAACAGCAGTGGGAGCAGGAAAAGCAGGCTGCTTTAGACAGTTTTAATCAACAAATTGAAGCGGAAAGAACCCTGCAATTGAATAAACTGGTTACTGATCTTGAGGATGAAAAGCAGAAATTACAGGTAACGGTATCCCGCCAGCAAGAAGAATTCAAAATGCTGGCAGAAAAACAGGCTTTAAAAAACGGCGCCCGATTTGCCGCATTATTGCTGCAACAAACGGCTTCTGAAGAATTGGAAGCAAAATTAACAAGCCTGTTAATCGATAAGCTATCAACTTTACCGGATGAATGCAGTTCTTCACTTCATCTGCTGAAAACCGAAAAATCCATACCCATAAAAATAAGCAGTGCTTACCCCCTGCCTAATGAGCTTCGCGAACAACTCGAACTAAAACTTAACGCATTGATCGATGGCACTATCAACATTCAATATTTTCAAGCTGAGGAATTAATTGCAGGCGTGCGTATCGATATCGGCTCGTGGGAGTTAAATGCGAATCTTCAACACGAATTAAGCGCATTTGCAGAGCTTGCTGATGAAATCGTGTAA
- a CDS encoding F0F1 ATP synthase subunit alpha — protein sequence MPVTRVLDQQSEWLASYQPGLRVREKGSVVSIGDGISWIRGLPSAAIEDVLIFADGSRGMVFDLNRDRIGAILLYETEYLTAATSVRLAKHSLSIPVGNEFIGRIVDPMGMPLDGLAAPTSLMRENLEKASPAITARDFVEKPLYTGIKIIDTLIPIGKGQRQLIIGDEGLGRSSIAIDAVINQKNQNVICIYVLIGQKRSAVVNTIDILRKQGALDYTVCVVAEATALPGLQYIAPFAGCALADYWMSQGRDTLIIYDDLSTHAKTYRELSLLLRRPPGREAYPGDIFFVHSRLLERSTRLNAKNGGGSMTALPIVETQQGEISAYIPTNLISITDGQIYLDSNLFVSGFRPAIDITKSVSRIGGKAQHQAIRDQAGKMKLDYLQFLELETFTRFGQRLEASMEERIKRGRILREILKQDRLSPLSNLFQLAWLKSFNGGYFDAVDLSEIGPRLSKIEQFSHTSGLTLDSSEEQWRGALDEWFKPIAEAQAT from the coding sequence ATGCCTGTAACCCGTGTTCTTGATCAACAATCTGAATGGTTAGCCAGTTATCAGCCGGGCCTGCGGGTCAGAGAAAAAGGCAGCGTCGTTTCCATTGGCGACGGCATCAGCTGGATCAGAGGCTTGCCTTCCGCCGCAATTGAAGATGTTTTGATTTTTGCCGACGGCAGCCGAGGTATGGTTTTTGACCTTAACCGTGACAGGATAGGTGCAATCTTACTCTATGAAACAGAATATCTAACGGCCGCGACGTCTGTTCGCCTGGCCAAACATTCGCTCAGTATTCCCGTCGGCAACGAATTTATCGGCCGGATTGTTGATCCTATGGGTATGCCGCTCGATGGTTTGGCTGCCCCCACCTCATTAATGCGAGAAAATCTTGAAAAGGCCTCTCCAGCCATTACGGCGCGAGATTTTGTTGAAAAGCCCTTGTACACCGGCATCAAAATTATTGACACCTTGATACCCATAGGAAAAGGTCAGCGTCAGTTAATCATAGGCGATGAAGGCCTAGGCAGAAGCTCGATTGCCATTGACGCGGTGATCAATCAAAAAAATCAGAATGTTATCTGCATTTACGTGTTGATCGGTCAAAAACGTTCAGCCGTGGTCAACACCATAGACATTTTAAGGAAACAAGGCGCGCTTGATTATACGGTCTGCGTTGTTGCAGAGGCTACGGCATTGCCGGGCCTGCAATATATCGCGCCGTTTGCCGGTTGCGCGTTGGCCGATTATTGGATGTCTCAAGGCAGAGATACGCTGATTATTTACGATGATTTATCCACCCACGCCAAAACCTACCGGGAACTTTCGTTATTATTGCGTCGTCCGCCGGGTAGAGAGGCTTATCCGGGGGATATTTTCTTTGTCCATTCCAGATTACTGGAACGATCGACGCGCTTAAATGCTAAAAACGGCGGCGGCAGCATGACCGCGTTGCCTATTGTCGAAACTCAACAAGGGGAAATTTCGGCTTATATTCCCACCAATCTGATTTCAATTACCGACGGCCAAATCTATCTGGACAGCAACCTCTTCGTTTCAGGGTTTCGTCCGGCGATTGATATTACCAAATCGGTTTCGCGGATTGGCGGCAAAGCTCAACACCAAGCAATTCGTGATCAAGCCGGTAAAATGAAATTGGATTACCTGCAGTTTCTGGAATTGGAAACCTTCACCCGTTTCGGGCAACGTCTAGAAGCCTCGATGGAGGAGCGCATCAAACGCGGCAGAATTTTGCGGGAAATACTCAAGCAAGATCGGCTGTCACCGCTGAGCAATCTCTTTCAGCTTGCCTGGCTAAAAAGCTTCAATGGCGGTTATTTCGATGCCGTTGACCTGTCTGAAATTGGGCCAAGGCTCAGCAAAATTGAACAGTTCTCGCACACATCGGGCCTGACTCTTGACAGCAGCGAAGAGCAATGGCGAGGAGCTCTTGATGAGTGGTTTAAACCAATTGCGGAGGCCCAAGCCACATGA
- a CDS encoding efflux RND transporter periplasmic adaptor subunit, which yields MHQNLLIISFLIVTSTSIQADEQNALDCLIEPHDVVEISSPVQGILETVSVERGDTVKKGQIVAKLKSGVEESNVRLMKARAKMEGDIHARKADLELKKHNSEQLESLYNKKLASLHEFEDAKTMSVIADYEHKKALELYHVAQLELDHAQEILDQRHLKSTVDGVVVERLKSPGEYVEDQPVLKIAQIDPLNVEVIAPIHMLGSIQVGMDAEVTAEQSADAVFHARVIVVDPVIHASSGTFGIRLNLPNSDHKILAGLRCKVYFNKGNGSALPKT from the coding sequence ATGCATCAAAATTTATTGATTATTTCTTTTTTGATAGTAACCAGCACGTCTATTCAGGCTGATGAGCAAAACGCTCTGGATTGCCTGATCGAACCGCATGATGTGGTTGAAATCAGCAGTCCGGTACAAGGCATTCTCGAGACGGTATCCGTTGAGCGCGGCGATACGGTCAAAAAAGGGCAGATTGTCGCTAAATTGAAATCGGGTGTGGAAGAGTCTAATGTTCGACTCATGAAAGCACGAGCCAAAATGGAGGGTGATATTCATGCGCGTAAAGCCGATCTTGAGTTAAAAAAACATAATTCTGAACAGTTGGAATCGTTATATAACAAAAAGCTCGCTTCTCTTCATGAGTTTGAAGATGCCAAAACGATGAGCGTGATAGCCGATTATGAACATAAAAAAGCGCTGGAACTCTATCATGTCGCGCAGCTGGAATTGGATCATGCTCAGGAAATTCTTGATCAACGCCATTTAAAGAGCACGGTCGACGGCGTGGTGGTCGAACGGTTGAAATCTCCCGGTGAATACGTGGAAGATCAACCCGTGCTAAAAATCGCGCAAATCGATCCGCTTAACGTCGAGGTGATTGCCCCCATCCATATGCTGGGGAGTATTCAGGTGGGAATGGACGCTGAAGTGACAGCGGAACAGTCGGCAGATGCTGTTTTTCATGCCCGCGTGATTGTTGTCGACCCGGTCATTCACGCATCCAGCGGTACCTTCGGTATCCGATTGAATCTACCCAATTCGGATCATAAGATTCTTGCAGGTCTTAGATGCAAGGTTTATTTTAACAAAGGGAACGGATCGGCTTTACCCAAAACCTGA
- a CDS encoding F0F1 ATP synthase subunit gamma, protein MSQSRELQLHIGQMNEIRSILNSMKNLALIEIHKLARFQIIQGCAVANIEQAALDFLDHYPGLKADETDMTHIYVLIGTERGFCGDFNEQLIRAIPVQANRGIIAIGTRLLSKFSEHELNLLASIEGATVVEEVPAALNRLIAAINSLQKNYSTLALTVIYHENEFRSIRQRQLIPPFYPQLKRKPLANNRPLLTLDPDAFFLGLIDHYLFAVLHEIFYISLIAENHLRLQHLEGAVRHVDTETFKLHRKSQIYRQEEITEEIEVILLNTESGLHEGLSKTSD, encoded by the coding sequence ATGAGCCAAAGCCGCGAACTGCAACTGCATATTGGGCAAATGAACGAAATACGCAGTATTTTAAATTCGATGAAAAATCTCGCGTTGATCGAAATCCATAAATTAGCCCGCTTCCAGATCATTCAAGGCTGTGCGGTTGCAAATATTGAACAGGCAGCGCTTGATTTTCTGGATCATTATCCGGGGCTTAAAGCGGATGAAACGGATATGACGCATATTTACGTTTTGATAGGGACAGAGCGGGGGTTTTGCGGCGATTTTAATGAACAATTGATACGCGCGATTCCAGTGCAGGCAAACCGGGGTATCATTGCTATTGGCACCCGCTTGCTCAGTAAATTTTCTGAGCATGAGCTGAATCTGCTTGCCTCTATTGAAGGCGCAACGGTAGTTGAAGAAGTACCGGCTGCTCTCAATCGGTTGATTGCGGCGATTAATTCACTGCAAAAAAATTACAGCACTCTGGCTTTGACAGTCATCTACCATGAAAACGAATTCCGAAGCATCAGACAGCGGCAACTTATCCCCCCTTTTTATCCCCAACTTAAACGTAAACCCCTGGCCAATAATCGGCCGTTATTGACGCTTGATCCTGACGCATTTTTCCTGGGTTTGATAGACCACTACTTATTCGCTGTATTACACGAAATCTTTTATATTTCTCTCATAGCAGAAAATCACCTGCGCCTTCAGCACCTGGAAGGAGCCGTCAGGCACGTAGATACAGAAACGTTCAAGTTGCATCGTAAATCACAAATTTACCGTCAGGAAGAAATCACTGAAGAGATTGAGGTCATCCTGCTCAATACAGAAAGTGGTTTGCATGAGGGTTTGAGCAAGACATCAGATTAA
- a CDS encoding biotin/lipoyl-binding protein: MSESMFSSSWYRISGLQPRLKGHVQIHRHHYRGQLWYVLQDFSSSLNHRFSPQAHYIISLMNGRRHFQEIWEIALEQLGDDAPTQDEMVKLLGQLHSSDLLLCDVPPDTLDLFQRYERKQRSKWLQKIKSPLSIRFPLWDPDAFLDRWLFLVRPLFGWFGALLWLSVVITALILAGAHWVDLSMNVSDRVWEPGNLVLLFFVYPVVKLLHELGHAFAAKVWGGEVHEMGVMLLVFMPIPYVDASSSWGFRDKKKRAVVGAAGMAVELFLAALALFVWLNVEPGVVRAIAYNVMLLGGVSTLFFNGNPLLRFDGYYIFADLIEIPNLGSRASNYIGYLFQRYVFGLKNLTSPVSAKGERLWFLIYGSVSFCYRMLITFSITFFVASKFFLIGIILALWAVGTMILVPLGKSLRFIFNNPMVQQNRVRVIATSASLVLTVSGFLLLFPMPLNTYAQGIVWLPEQAKVRAGAEGFVVQLKARSNTVVQAGDVLVEMDDPLLKLKKNILHYQREELQSKLNEFRVEDRVKAQIIEEQIKSIDAEMADLTERIDRLTVKSESHGVFIVPNAEDLKDRFLHKGDLVGYVVNYPITTVRAVVTQDNIGLVRAHTGKVEMRLAGNIRQLSSAAILREIPAASDVLPSAALGLTGGGTIPVKPADEKGEKAFEPVFHLELAFPPGTEVKNIGERVYIRFDHGLEPLALQWYRLGRQLFLRTFSV; the protein is encoded by the coding sequence ATGTCTGAATCGATGTTTAGTTCTTCCTGGTATCGAATTTCCGGTTTGCAGCCCCGGTTAAAAGGACATGTTCAAATTCATCGGCATCACTACCGGGGGCAGCTCTGGTATGTCTTGCAGGATTTTTCCAGCAGTCTTAATCATCGTTTTTCTCCGCAGGCGCACTACATCATATCGTTGATGAACGGGCGGCGACATTTTCAGGAGATATGGGAAATAGCGCTTGAACAGTTGGGCGATGATGCGCCGACCCAGGATGAAATGGTCAAGCTGTTGGGGCAATTACACAGCAGTGATTTGTTGTTATGCGATGTTCCGCCCGACACGCTGGATCTGTTTCAGCGGTATGAGCGGAAACAGCGCAGCAAATGGCTGCAAAAGATCAAAAGCCCTTTATCTATCAGGTTTCCGTTGTGGGACCCGGATGCTTTTCTCGATCGCTGGCTTTTTTTGGTTAGACCCTTGTTTGGCTGGTTCGGTGCCTTGTTGTGGCTGAGCGTCGTCATTACCGCTTTAATATTGGCAGGTGCTCATTGGGTTGATCTGTCCATGAATGTGTCCGACCGGGTATGGGAGCCCGGCAATCTGGTGCTGTTGTTTTTTGTTTATCCAGTGGTAAAGCTGCTGCATGAATTGGGTCACGCCTTTGCTGCCAAGGTATGGGGAGGCGAAGTTCATGAAATGGGCGTTATGCTGCTGGTTTTTATGCCCATTCCTTATGTTGATGCCTCCAGTTCGTGGGGTTTCCGGGATAAAAAAAAACGGGCCGTTGTCGGTGCGGCAGGGATGGCGGTCGAATTATTTCTGGCTGCTTTAGCGTTATTTGTATGGCTAAATGTGGAGCCGGGCGTGGTCCGGGCCATTGCCTATAACGTGATGTTATTAGGCGGTGTTTCGACCCTGTTTTTTAATGGTAATCCGCTCTTGCGCTTCGATGGCTATTATATTTTTGCCGATCTGATTGAAATTCCCAATTTAGGCAGCCGCGCCAGCAATTATATCGGCTATCTGTTTCAGCGTTATGTCTTCGGATTAAAGAATCTGACCTCTCCGGTGAGCGCTAAAGGCGAGCGCTTGTGGTTTCTGATTTACGGCTCGGTGTCCTTTTGTTACAGGATGTTGATTACGTTTTCGATCACCTTTTTTGTCGCCAGCAAATTTTTTCTGATAGGCATTATCCTCGCTCTATGGGCGGTTGGAACCATGATTTTGGTGCCATTGGGAAAAAGCCTGCGGTTTATTTTCAATAATCCGATGGTTCAGCAAAACAGGGTCAGAGTCATCGCCACCAGTGCGTCTCTGGTGCTGACGGTTTCAGGCTTTCTGCTGTTATTTCCTATGCCTCTAAATACCTATGCGCAAGGTATTGTCTGGTTGCCGGAACAGGCGAAAGTGCGCGCCGGAGCTGAAGGTTTTGTGGTTCAACTGAAAGCGCGGTCCAATACCGTTGTTCAAGCGGGTGACGTACTTGTAGAGATGGATGATCCTCTGTTGAAACTGAAGAAAAATATTCTTCATTACCAGAGGGAAGAATTGCAATCAAAACTGAATGAGTTCCGGGTCGAAGACAGGGTTAAAGCACAGATCATTGAAGAGCAGATTAAATCGATCGATGCTGAAATGGCGGATTTGACCGAACGCATCGATCGTTTGACGGTAAAAAGCGAGAGTCACGGTGTTTTTATCGTCCCCAATGCCGAAGATTTGAAAGACCGTTTTTTGCATAAGGGCGATTTGGTGGGCTATGTTGTCAATTACCCCATTACTACTGTTCGTGCGGTGGTCACGCAAGACAATATCGGTTTGGTCAGAGCACACACCGGCAAGGTCGAAATGCGTTTGGCGGGGAACATCAGGCAACTGTCCTCGGCCGCGATACTGCGTGAGATCCCTGCAGCCTCGGATGTTCTGCCCAGCGCTGCACTGGGTTTAACCGGGGGTGGGACCATCCCTGTCAAGCCGGCGGATGAAAAAGGCGAAAAGGCCTTCGAGCCTGTTTTTCATCTCGAACTGGCTTTTCCGCCCGGTACTGAGGTTAAAAACATCGGTGAACGGGTTTATATCCGCTTTGATCACGGTCTGGAACCGTTGGCCTTGCAATGGTACCGCTTAGGCCGCCAGTTATTTTTAAGAACGTTTAGTGTTTAG